In Bernardetia litoralis DSM 6794, the genomic window GGCAAGAAATGATTTGAGCAGAAATGGAACAAATGTAAATGTTGAAGTTTTTAGAGAGGTTCAATATTTTTCCCACGTTATTCATTTGGTTTCCAAAGTAAGTGGGGATTTATTACCTGAGGTTTCGCCTTTGCAAATTGCAGCCGATACTTTTCCAGCAGGAACGCTTTCAGGCTCGCCAAAACCAAATGCCTTGTCTTTAATTAATACCTATGAACCTGAAAATCGTAGTTATTACGGTGGTGCAGTTGGTTTTATTGGTTTCAATGGAGATTACAATCACGCTATTATGATACGTTCGTTTTTGAGTAAAGAAAATGCGCTTTATTTTCAAGCAGGCGCAGGAATTGTAGAAAGTTCTGTTCCTGAAAATGAATTGGCTGAAGTAGGAAATAAATTAGCTGCACTTCGAAAAGCGTTAAAATTAGCAGAAGAAATAATAAATTAATTACGACCTGCCAAAGCAGCGAAGCTAATTAAAAATTACTCTCTCTTGTTCAAGGATTCTCCTTGGACACTCTTTTTAGCAAGCATATGCTTGCGAAATGATAAGCACAAGATAAAATCTTGCGCTAGAAATATTTACTAGCCGTTGTTGGTGTCCTTACCAACGACATTAATTATATAAAAATGAAACAAATAGCAGTCATAGATAATTACGATTCTTTCGTTTATAATTTAGTTCATTATTTGAGAGAACTAACAACTGAATCATCAAATACCAAAGAAACTCAAGCACAAATTACCGTTTTTAGAAACGACCAAGTAACGTTACAAGAATTAGAAAATTTTGATAAAATACTACTTTCTCCCGGTGGTGGCATTCCATCAGAAGCAGGAAAATTATTAGAAATTATCAAGCATTTTGCACCTACAAAAGATATGTTGGGTGTTTGTTTGGGACATCAAGCATTGGGAGAAGCATTTGGTGCAAAACTAGAAAATCTTTCAAAAGTCTATCATGGAGTTGCTACGCCTATCAAAGTTTTGACAGAAGATAGCCTTTTTGCAGGACTCCCAGCCAAAATAAATGTAGGGCGTTATCATTCTTGGGTTATTCAAAAAGACAGTTTACCAACTGATTTTGAAGTAACTGCCGTAGATGAAAATGGCGAAATTATGGCGATTTCTCACAAAAAATATAAACTCAAAGGCATTCAATTCCACCCAGAATCTATCCTTACACCAGAAGGAAAAGCGATTATTAAAAATTGGTTGGAGAAAGAAACGGTTGCTAAGGTTTAATTAAATCACAAAAATAAAAATAAATATGAAAGAAAGTAAAATATATTTTCTTACGCTAGAATCATTTGAAAAATTCAAAGATAATATTCCGTATAGTTCAAATCTATATGAATTTGTTAGCGAAGAAATACTTGATTCAGAATATAAAAAATTAGAAGAACTGGCTATTCCACTAAATGGATTAGATGATTTATCTTTGAGTTTTAGCTTGAAACGCAATTTTTTAGTTTATGATAGAAATAATGAAAGGACAGAGCTAATAAAATATATTCCAGTTCATAGAAAATCTCCATCAAAATTACCTAATCATATTCATACTTTAGATAAAACAATTCAATTTCCTTTTTCTTCAAAAATAGCTAAAAGTAAGAATCTTTTTTATTCAATAAGAAAGATGTGTCTAAAACATATTTGTTATAAAATCAAGGTAGAAATTGATAATAATGAGTTGGGTTATGATGCAAAAGTAGATAAGGATATTGAAATAGATTCTTTAGGTAAATGGCTATTTGGTGTACCTAATTGGAAAGGAAATATTCAAATACAAATAGATGATGAAAGCTATACTATATCTTTTCCCTCAACTATTCCCTATGTAGAACAAATGCTTAGAGAGAGTTTGCAATAAAATATAAATCAAAAACTTTGTCAATAGTCTGTAATCAGACTTTGACAATAGTTGAAAAACATACAAAAAAAATGAAAAACATACTAAATCACTTATACGAACACCACACCATTACAAGAGAAGAAGCAAAAAATCTTTTACTACAAATGGCAAATGGAGAATATAATCAACTACAAATTGCGTCTTTTTTGACTGTTTTTAATATGCGAAGTATTACGGTGGATGAGCTTTTGGGCTTTCGTGATGCGATGCTAGAAACATGTTTGCGTGTAGATTTATCAGCTTATGATGCGATAGATTTGTGTGGAACAGGTGGCGATGGCAAAAATACATTTAATATTTCGACGATTAGTTCTTTTGTTTTGGCTGGTGCAGATGTGAAAGTTGCCAAACATGGAAATTATGGCGTTTCTTCGCCTTGTGGTTCGTCGAATGTATTGGAACATTTGGGCGTAGTTTTTATGACAGATGAATCTATTTTACAAAGACAAATTGAAGAGGCAAATATTTGTTTTTTACATGCGCCTTTGTTCCATCCTGCTGCAAAAGCTGTTGCGCCTGTTCGTTTGCGTTTGGGTGTCAAAACGTTTTTTAATATGCTAGGACCAATGGTAAATCCTGCTTTTGTAAAACGTCAAATGATTGGTGTTTTTAGTTTGGAATTGGCTCGTTTGTATGCTTATTTATATCAAAAACAAGAAAATTCACAGTTTTCCATTGTGCATTCTTTGGCTGGATATGATGAAATTTCGCTTACTTCTCCTTTCAAATTGATTTCTAATAAAGGTGAATTTATTATTTCTCCAAAAGAATTGGGAGCAAAAGTTTTGAATCCTAATCAAATTGAAGGAGGAAATACAATAGATGAAGCTGCAAAAATATTTTTAAATATTTTGAAAAATGAAGGAACAGAAGCACAAAAAGAAGTTGTTTTAGTCAATTCTGCAATGGCAATTCAGACAGCTCTTAGAGGAAAAAAAGAACTTTCTTTTGAAGATGCAAAAGCAACAGCACAAGAATCTTTAGAAAGTGGAAAAGCATTTGAATCTCTACAGAAATTATTAAAATTATCTCCTCAATTAGTTTAAATTACGAATTACGAATTACGAATTATTTTTACCTTATAAATTCTACAATACGTGGTAAATGGAATTGAAACGAAGTTTTTTGATAACTGTTTACTGATAACTGATAACTGAAAAAATGCTTGAAAAAATAATCCTTCACAAACACAAAGAAGTTGCTTTACTCAAAAAAGAAATTTCTATTGAAAGCCTAAAACAAAAACCTTTTTTTAATAGAAAAACAATTTCTTTTAAAAATGCTATTAGAAATGGTTCTGGAATTATTGCAGAATTTAAACGAAAATCTCCATCAAAAGGAATAATTAATGATTCGGTGGATGTAATCGAAATTACACAAGGTTATGCTTCTGCTGGTGCTTCTGCACTTTCTGTTTTGACAGATACAGAATTTTTTGGTGGACAAATAAGCGATTTAGAAATTGCTCGTTCTTACAATGAAATTCCCATTTTAAGAAAAGATTTTATGATAGATGAGTTTCAAATTTATCGTGCAAAAGCTAGTGGCGCAGATTTAATTTTGCTTATTGCTGCTGTGCTTTCTCCAAAAAAATGCTTAGAATTGGCTCAAAAAGCAAAAGAATTAAATTTAGAGATTTTACTAGAAATTCACGCAGAAGAAGAACTTGAGCAAGTAAAAGAAATTGCACATTTAGTAGATGCTGTTGGTGTAAATAATAGAAATTTGAAAACTTTTACTGTTGATATTGAGGAATCAATGCGACTTTTTGATAAAATACAGAAAATTAAACAAGGAAGTAAAAACGATTTTGTAGTAATTTCTGAAAGTGGACTTTCAGAAGTAGAAACTGTTTTGAAACTCAAAGAAAAAGGTTTTCAAGGTTTTTTGATGGGAGAACATTTTATGAAACACCAAAATCCTGCAAAAGCGTGTAAAGAGTTCATAGAAAAATTGTAATTTTACATTTTCTCGTTCAAGCATTTTGCTTGGACGCTCTTTTTCGCAAGCATATGCTTGCAAAAGTATAAGCACAAGATAGAATCTTGTGCTAGAGTCCATATAAAATGCTAAAAACCTTTTTTCTTCTTTCCTTCTTTTTTATAAGTCATTTTATTTTATCCCAAAATAATGTACAAGATTCTGTAATTCAATTAAATACTGTTGAAATTAAATCTAATTCTTTAGAAGAAAAAGCAGCAGGTTTTGAGATTCAAAAATTGGATTCTTTGGCAATGGCAAGTTATCAAACTTCAGATTTGGGTAGGCTTTTATCCTATCGAACACCTATTTTTTTGAAGTTTTATAGCATTTCGGGACTTGCTTCTCCGTCTTTTCGTGGAACAAGTGCAGGACATACACAGGTTTTTTGGGAAGGAATTCCATTAAATTCTCCTACACTTGGACAAGTTGATTTTTCACTTTTTCCAGTTGGATTATTAGATGAAGTAAATGTGCATTATGGAGCTGCAAGTTTGAGATATGGAGAAGGTGGTTTTGGTGGTGGAATTTCATTGAATCACAACCCTAAAAATAAAACGAATGAAAATAAGAAAGATTTTTCATTAAATTGGATTCAATCAATAGGAAGTTTCAAAACACTCAAACAGATTTTGATTGCTTCTTATTCCATTTCAAATTCAAAACAATTGCAGATAAAAGCGACAAGCCGTATTTTTTATAAATCTGCAAAAAATAATTATTCTTATAATTATAATGGAGAAACATTTGAAAGAAAGCGAGCAGCAACAAAACAAAAGGGAATTGTTCAAGAATTTTATCTCTTACCAAAAAATACTTCTAAGCTCTCCAATCATCAATTTTCAGCTCATTTTTGGCTGCAAGATGCAAACCGAGAACTTCCACCACCTATAACAGTTCCTATAAATAAAGAAACGCAAGATGATTTTTCACTTCGTAATCTTTTACAATGGAAATACAAGAAACGGAATTTTGAAGTGAGTACAAAAGCTGGTTATTTGTATGATTTTTTAGAATATAAAAATGAAACTGCTGATATTATTTCAAAGACAAAAAATTATTCTTATCACGCTCTTTCAGAAATAAAATATGCGCCTCATCAAAAGCTACTTTTACAAACAGGAGTTCGGATAAGACAAGATTTTGCTGACGTAGATGGTTATAATCAAAGGCATTCGCAAGCTCAACAAAGTATTTTTGGCTCAATAGAATATTCTCCATCAATATTTTTTCAAACTAATTTTTTGGCTCGCCAAGTTGTTTTGGATAATCAATTTCAAGCATTTTTGCCTTCTTTGGGGATTAATCTTATTAGAAATAATTTGGAAATCAAAGTAAATGTTGCTCGTAATTTTCGTGCGCCTACGCTCAATGATAGATATTGGTTTCCTGTCGGTAATCCTGATTTGAAAAATGAAGAAGGTTGGAATGGAGAATTTTCAGCAAAATATGATTTTATCAATAAAATGAATACTAATAAAATGACAAAACTCTCTTTATCGTCCCTTTATTTTTGGGCAAATATTGATGATTGGATTTTGTGGTCTCCTGCTGTGGCTGGTTATTGGCGACCTGAAAATTTACGTTCTGTGTTTTCGCAGGGAATTGAAAGTAATTTAAACTTTAAAAAAATAACTCCAAATTTTACTATTGAATCAACTATTTCTTATACTTATACCAATTCCAAAAATCTGAAACCAATTAGAGATTTGGATGAATCAGAAGGAAAACAGCTTATTTATACGCCTTTTCATCAGCAAAAAAGTTTTGTTTATGGAGCTTATAAAAGTCAGTTTTTAAGAATTGAACAGCAGTTTGTAGGAAAGCGTTTTACCACTACGACGAATACAGAATATTTGCCTTCTTATTTTTTGGCAAATTTTTCAATGGGAAAGACCATCAATTATAGAAAAACTAAATTTATTTTAGAACTAAATTGTCAGAATATTTTTAATTATCAATATCAATCTATGGCTTTTTATCCGATGGTTGGGCGTAGTTTTGAATTGGTTTTAAGGACTAAATTTTAATATAATATGTCAGAAATTATACAAATACAGTGTCCTTTAGAAGATTGTAAATCATATTATGACTATAATCAGCCACAAAATGACATGGTAGCTTTGGAGGCTGAATGGAAAAGAGATTATAATATAGAACCAGAAAATATCAATCTTTGGGGAGAAATACCAAAAATAGGACAACTTCATGAAGTAACAATTAGAGGAGCTATAAAAATTGATTTATCTCAAAATTTTTGGGTTTTTTATCAAGACCCTGTAGTTTTTGAAGAGGGATTTGAAACTAAAGAAGGTATAGAATCAGTGGCATTTTGTTTATGCAAAAAAATAGAAATAGTAGAAATTGCTACTAAAAAAATGACTTTAAAAGTCAAAATTTTAGAGGTAATGACTTTAAAACAGATGAGTAATTTATCTGAAGGAACTAGCAGAGTAGCTAATGTGAAAGAAGTAGTTGCATCAAATTATGCTGATATAAAAAAATAGAAGAATACCTTTTATTAGAAACAAATTATCAAGGAGATGTGGGAGATGTATTTTTATTTAAAAAAATAAAATAAAGTTACTTTATTAATAGAAAATTATTGGAATTTTCATGAAAGTACATGGAGAGTTATTAATGAAGAGTTTGATTACCAAACACTAAATCAAAAACCAAAAAGGTAAGAAAACATGCAAAAAAATAGAAATCAAGATAAATTACCTATTGGTTATTATGAATATAGGGAGCTTGTAAAAAAGAGATTATTATATCAAGAAATTGTAGAAGTATTTTATATTATAAATGGAAATACTGAAAAAAAATATGATTTTTTAGATTTGTGTATTCCACTGGGTTATCCTTTTCACGGCAAAAATTGGGAACAAAATAAAGATGCTCAAACACACATAATGAATTCAAAAATTCTTTTTAGATTAAAAAATAAAGGAATTATAGGAATTTTGCCTACCAAAAAATGGACTACTTCGCCTTATAAATATGCTTTGGATATTTTGCAAAAAGGAGAACAAACTATTTCTCCAACTTCTCAATCTATAAATGTATCTGAAACTATTTTTTGGAAAGAAAACATAGAAAAAAAGATAATTCAAGTGGATGTTTATTGGTTAGGAAAACAAGATGGAATGCCAATGGCATTAAAAATAACTTTTTCTACTCAAGAAAGTATGTGGATTGCTTTGGTTGAGATGGGAGTTAGTGAAATGACGGATATGTATTGTACAGAGTTTATGACATTATTTTTTTCGGAAAAGACACAAGCTGAATTAGCAGATTTTAATTTATTATCTGAAATCGCTACTTATATTGATATAATAAAATAATTTCAGCAGTAGATTATCATGCTGAAAAAAATGTGTATAAAAAATTATCTCATATCAGTAGAATTCTTTCAATACCAAAATGGCTATGATTAATTTTGATAACGTGTTTGTGTATGGTTAGTTGTGTGGTTGAGCAACTAAATTAGCAAATTTTTACGAACCTGCGAAAATTCCGCAGGAATTTTCGCAAGTAAGTTCTAAAAAGCAATTAATTATACACAGTGTTGTGCGTTCGTTATTTTTTAGTTCCTTCAAGTGTTTTCTGAAGTTCCGAACGTATTTTTTCGTCAACTATATCCGTTAAAATTCCAGTTTCTAAATTATATTTTTTTATGATTGTCGGCTCGTTATATTCATTATAAGTTCCATCGTCATTCTTGTCAATTCCAAACCTAATAATCAAATCTTTTGTCTCGTTCAAAAATTCATAGTCATAAACATCCATTCCATCAATCCCAATATTTTTAAGTTTCTCACTATTTAGAGAATATATGTAAAGACTTTTAAAATCTTTAAGGTTTATCACTCCATCTTTGTAAGTGTCATTTTTCGCAATATTCATTAGTAAATAAATGTCGTCATCAAAATATTGTGATTGAATTCTGTTAAAATTAATTCTCTCATTGAATAGTTTTTTACTGTTTTCCGTTTTTGGCTTATAAACAATTACATTATTATAATTTCCATATATTCCACTTGAATATCGGTTATCACTTGGTTCGTATTTGGATGAACCACTATAAGCATCCAAAAGTCCATTAATATCTTCTTGTTCATCTAAAGTTTTATGAGAAACAGGAATAATGTAGGTTGAATTTAAAGTGTCAACTAGTCTCGGTTGTCTGAAAGAAATGACTTGCTCTCTTTTATTTTCTTTTTGTAATTCCTCTATTTTTTCATCTGATAAAATTCCAGTTTCTATATCGTCATCATTGTTAAATCGTAAAAGTTCAGAAATTGCTATTCCACCTATTCCTAATATCGAAACGATAACTAAAATTATAGCAAGTGTTCCTAAAATTGCAAGAATTTTTTGATTGTAATTTTTTACTTTTTCTATTTTCATTTATCGTTCGGTTTTAATGAAGCACAACGTGTTTGTATATGGTTTGTTGCGTGGTTTAAGCACTAAAGTTAGCAAATAAA contains:
- the trpC gene encoding indole-3-glycerol phosphate synthase TrpC, which gives rise to MLEKIILHKHKEVALLKKEISIESLKQKPFFNRKTISFKNAIRNGSGIIAEFKRKSPSKGIINDSVDVIEITQGYASAGASALSVLTDTEFFGGQISDLEIARSYNEIPILRKDFMIDEFQIYRAKASGADLILLIAAVLSPKKCLELAQKAKELNLEILLEIHAEEELEQVKEIAHLVDAVGVNNRNLKTFTVDIEESMRLFDKIQKIKQGSKNDFVVISESGLSEVETVLKLKEKGFQGFLMGEHFMKHQNPAKACKEFIEKL
- a CDS encoding anthranilate synthase component II, giving the protein MKQIAVIDNYDSFVYNLVHYLRELTTESSNTKETQAQITVFRNDQVTLQELENFDKILLSPGGGIPSEAGKLLEIIKHFAPTKDMLGVCLGHQALGEAFGAKLENLSKVYHGVATPIKVLTEDSLFAGLPAKINVGRYHSWVIQKDSLPTDFEVTAVDENGEIMAISHKKYKLKGIQFHPESILTPEGKAIIKNWLEKETVAKV
- a CDS encoding TonB-dependent receptor domain-containing protein, translating into MLKTFFLLSFFFISHFILSQNNVQDSVIQLNTVEIKSNSLEEKAAGFEIQKLDSLAMASYQTSDLGRLLSYRTPIFLKFYSISGLASPSFRGTSAGHTQVFWEGIPLNSPTLGQVDFSLFPVGLLDEVNVHYGAASLRYGEGGFGGGISLNHNPKNKTNENKKDFSLNWIQSIGSFKTLKQILIASYSISNSKQLQIKATSRIFYKSAKNNYSYNYNGETFERKRAATKQKGIVQEFYLLPKNTSKLSNHQFSAHFWLQDANRELPPPITVPINKETQDDFSLRNLLQWKYKKRNFEVSTKAGYLYDFLEYKNETADIISKTKNYSYHALSEIKYAPHQKLLLQTGVRIRQDFADVDGYNQRHSQAQQSIFGSIEYSPSIFFQTNFLARQVVLDNQFQAFLPSLGINLIRNNLEIKVNVARNFRAPTLNDRYWFPVGNPDLKNEEGWNGEFSAKYDFINKMNTNKMTKLSLSSLYFWANIDDWILWSPAVAGYWRPENLRSVFSQGIESNLNFKKITPNFTIESTISYTYTNSKNLKPIRDLDESEGKQLIYTPFHQQKSFVYGAYKSQFLRIEQQFVGKRFTTTTNTEYLPSYFLANFSMGKTINYRKTKFILELNCQNIFNYQYQSMAFYPMVGRSFELVLRTKF
- the trpD gene encoding anthranilate phosphoribosyltransferase, whose amino-acid sequence is MKNILNHLYEHHTITREEAKNLLLQMANGEYNQLQIASFLTVFNMRSITVDELLGFRDAMLETCLRVDLSAYDAIDLCGTGGDGKNTFNISTISSFVLAGADVKVAKHGNYGVSSPCGSSNVLEHLGVVFMTDESILQRQIEEANICFLHAPLFHPAAKAVAPVRLRLGVKTFFNMLGPMVNPAFVKRQMIGVFSLELARLYAYLYQKQENSQFSIVHSLAGYDEISLTSPFKLISNKGEFIISPKELGAKVLNPNQIEGGNTIDEAAKIFLNILKNEGTEAQKEVVLVNSAMAIQTALRGKKELSFEDAKATAQESLESGKAFESLQKLLKLSPQLV